From Hemibagrus wyckioides isolate EC202008001 linkage group LG11, SWU_Hwy_1.0, whole genome shotgun sequence:
CTGATATATTTGCTAAAGAGCATTGTCCTATTTTACTAAAGCTAGTTTTCTCTGGTTAACAACACGACAACCACAACAGTAAAATACTCTATAGGTAATCTGCTCAGATCAGGCTAGCAACAGTTCCCTTTCTTTCTGGATTTTAATCCTGTCgtgttgttttaaaatggacaaaaacaaTCCTGAGATATTTGTGATGTTATGCTATTATTTAACTAGTTGATTAGTTGTAGCTATATGGTGGTagctgtttcttttctctttttttaaacgtTAATATGCAGGCATGCAGGTAACGGTGTGGCTTGTTTGCTGTGCAGtgatctctgtctgtctgtctgtctgtctgtcagtgttcTCAGCATAGAGCAAATGCTGGCTGTGAATCCTGGGAAGACGCCCATCAGTCTGCTGCAGGAGTATGGAACGCGGATAGGCAAGACACCGGTGTATGACCTGCTGAAGGCCGAAGGTCAGGCCCACCAGCCCAACTTCACCTTCCGCGTGTCTGTAGGAGAGATCAGCTGCACAGGCCAGGGCCCAAGCAAGAAGGCTGCCAAACATAAGGCCGCTGAAGCAGCTCTCAAGATGCTTAAAGGAGGGATGCTGGAAGCATTAAAGGGCAGCGTGATGGAGGGAGAACACTTTGATGACATAGACATCCCCATTGAGGGAGACTGGTAAGAGTGTTTGAAACATTGTTATTCACGTAATCAGAATATACAGCTTATTTGATGTGTAGTACTTTTTTTGGCTGTTGTGGTCAGTCGTTTTCTGCTCTTGTTTCTGGTCATTTGTAGGAAACTGTTtcgaactttttttttatccatgatTTGCATTCAAGAATAtcgattgaatgaatgaatgaatgaataaataaataaataagaatgtaTTGGCCTGATGCGTCAGTGTGCAGCAGCCTGTTTTCGTTGCTCTCCTTTAATTTACCTTAATTTACCCATTATTTCTTCATCCttattttttaacctttttgtTAACTAGTAATAAGCTCTTCCCCCACTAGCAATttcccctgggattaataaagttctttgaatcttgaattgaatACAACCAAATACTCCTCAGGGCTGGACAAGTCACTAGCCTGGGTACATGGGGCAAgcaaattcatttattatttgtaattgtGTGGAGGACAAGAggttcaaaagaaagaaaataaaccctACATCTTTAGTGTTAAGGATCTGCTAAACTACACACATTAGCTGATGTGTGATTTGACTGATTTTTACTAGGCAGATTAACTAACACTGATGAAACCCAGCAAAATAAAGTGCACTGCAAATTCATTAGTACAACTTTGCTGTTGGAACAATGCACTGTGAACACCACCAAGGAATTTTACTTATGGTATGAGGAAAGAATTTCATAGCAGAAATGTTGCCCAACAACTTAACGTAAACAAGACACCAGAATCTTTACCAAGAGTATACAGTAGATTACGACTACATAGTCGTCAACTTCCATGGACTTTGTGTACTTGATGTTTGTTTCCCACAGTTtgtattaatgtgtttaacTAGTTATTTTTTAGCCTAGTCACTGATATTCCTTTACAGGCTACTGAATTTTTTaacttaaactttttaaaaaaagttaaccAACTTAACCCTGTAAGAcccaaatatagaaaaaaatgaacaaaagttTTTTTGACCTCTCAGATATTGTTTTAGGAGGCCTCTGATGTAgaaattaaagatttttttttttaattgtattgcAAAGTTGGGCCTAGTTGAGAGCAGAATTTCTGTATATGTACTCACTTTGtctacagatatacagaacATTTAAGCATTCATTTGCAGGGTTGATTGCTTACTTAGCCCCATAACAGTATATATCATGagtaataatcacacaacaatCATAGTTTTATGAAtaagcatttattaataaaaatattggaaaaaattgtatttacaaaacGTTTTCATTTTGGACTGCAGCAATCACAACCTGCACACTGAATAGATGACCTTTCTGCACTCGTGGCATTCTGAAatggaaaaagtgaaaaaaataaaattaaatatgtgaATAATACATATGGGTCTTATATGGTGGTAGATAAACTGAAAAAATAGACAGGGTGGTAGACCATGTGTCGAGGGTAGAGATCTAAGTATTATCCATTAAAGTATTATCATTTCAATGCAAATACTAATCAAAATTCCACTACATTCAACCAATAGTGTCTGGCTGGCCTATTATGCTctctacacacatgcacatgcatccCCCCAGAGCACTTACAGGTTCACATTCAAGACCATTCACACCTGTCCCTGAACAATGCAAcaagcacccccccccccccccaaaaaaatccagaacatTCAGAGCCTGATTCTACAAAGTGCTACTTGGTCAACACTCATAAAAAAATCTCAGGATCATTtagaagttaaaaaacaaacaaaaactacaAAGATACAGGGAGTTTCAGATACTGCTATAGATGATGGAGTTTCAAATACCACATACAATTTATTCCTGTGTTTAATTATGGTCTAAGCTAAACATTTAGAACTTGGTTACAATGAATCATCTAACACTTTAAATATCTACTACAATTTTTTTCAAGTTGTGAGCATGTGAGAAGTGCAGTGTCCTTATGTAAGGTGTAAGGAGCACAGGCTATTTTGACTACCACTCTGGCCCAACGGTGTAGAATTACAACATAGACATAACAAGCTCTAAATCAAATTTGATGAATGTTTTCCAAAGTACCTAAATATCTATGTGTTTTAGAcattgtaataaacacaaaaaaaaatatttaaggaaTTTTACTTACTTGAATCTTGACAAATCCAGTCATGCAAAAAAAAGGAGATGAGCTCAACTCGAAGTTTGCAGGTAGAGTGAGTTCATGGCCAGATGACCGGACCTATAAACACTTCTTCTATCCAAAAGCATTGTGAGGACAAACAATAGGACCCATTAACTATGTAAATGTggtcttgagaaaaaaaaaacatttgcaggccttttttttttttttaaattgttaaaagtgatgtaaTTCTGCAACAGTGGGCTTTACAGggttaaatgtaaaagtaaagtAAGGTTAAGACGTAATGTAGGGTTTGAATGTATGCTCTGTGTTGACTGTAAGTGTTTCCTACAGCTCCCAGTCAGAGATAAAGTTATCCAGTTCCAGCCAGCAAGCTGAGTGTAATCCAGTTGGGGCTCTACAGGTAAGAGACAATTCTTTTCAGAGACTGTGCATAACTTTTCATTTCTCTAGAGATAAATATATCCTTTTAAATCTAGAAAGCATATAGGCTATGAAtaaatttcatttcttttcatagGAACTAGTGGTGCAGAAAGGTTGGCGTTTACCAGAATACACAGTCACGCAAGAGTCTGGGCCTGCACATCGCAAAGAGTTCACCATGACATGCAAAGTAGAGAAATTTGTAGAGATTGGTAAGTCTATTCTtgagtacattttttttaattatatttcccATAAATGACTCCCAGTTACTAAATCTGTGAAAAGTTATTGTTATAACTATGTAAATAGATGTATATTCTAGTGGCAGTTGAACATTATTCTAATATCTTCATATGTACAGTTGGTTAATGATGTTGACTTCACTTTCACAGGTAGCGGTACATCAAAGAAGCTTGCCAAGAGGAACGCAGCAGCAAAGATGCTTTCCCGGATCCACGATGTTCCTATAGACATGCGCAGCAGCCATGAAGCTGAGGCAGAGGACGATACCTTCAACATGGTGAGGGGTGTTTATACTTCAAAGTAACATGGTATgtgacactgtaacacacctcaCATAATTATGCTTGGTTTTTTCATGTTGCTCTCATTTTAAGCACATAGGTGGCAGGCTAGAGGGAGGAAAGTGTAAAGGGTTTGGATGTACATGGGACTCTTTGCGCAACTCAGCAGGAGAGAAGATCCTGCAGCTGCGTAGTCACCCTCTGGGCCTCCCCAACTCCAACTTCTGTTCCCTGCTCAATGACCTATCTGAAGAACAGCGTTTTGATGTCAGCTATTTGGACATAGGTAAGAAGCGTAGTTTACTTTTTAATTTGCAACTGTTATCGTTATGACCATTCCTATCACTGTGACTGTTTTTATGGTAAATTGTGGGGTCAGGttttagtttgtgtttacaaTTTGGCATTTGCAGAACTATTGGATATCAAGTGAGACTGATTTTCAGCTATGTACATATTTATTGAGAAGCTGACTATGTATAGTGTAATGTTTGACACTGCCTGCTTTCTAACACATGGGGGTGGGGACAAACTTAGTGGGGAACGTATAACAAGTGTGTTCAAAAACAAAAGAGGAAAATTCATTGGGTATGTTTTGCTTTGTGTGATGTGTCCCAACTTGAGGTTTGCAACTGCCGCTTGTTTTCTCGTTCTGAATCTCACCATTTGCCAGTTGAGGTAGTATTGTTTTTACcaggaaaataaatcagcacACACAGCAATTTATTTCAGAATCGGAAACAAGCAAGCATGTTGAACACACAAAATGgagtaaaataaagcaaaagtCCTCTAAAGTCACTTCATCTTTAAACATACATGACCACGCTGTAATTCATGTTATTTTTCTGTATTCTGTAAAGTGCAAGTAGAAATCTAAACATGTGGATATAATTATATGGAACAGTGCATTCATATGTGAAGCATTAGGGTGTAGAATCTCAAGTCAATTATAGGGTCTAACGTAGTTAGAATACATGTTACAGTGGTCATCATGAACCTGAATGAAAGACTTCAACTTTGCAAGTTGACTCTGGACTCTTATCAGAATTATTACACGTGTTCTTATGGTTATTAGCAGTGGTGTAATGTAAGGAAGTAAAATTACTTCGTTccagtacttaagtattttttgagaatttttgtactttacttgagtttttatatttctgtcaacttttacttcactactgttttgaaacaaattctatacttttactctgatacattttctgttcggcATTTTCGTTACTTACAAAAAACCTGTGTCCAAATTTGtggtaaaggaagtttgtggttagtgatgaTTTTAGGCTATGTCCATTCGTAGCTGggtattttttataaaatcttcactttggaaggagttttccaaaagctccgttttcaacgacctcaaactgcattagcatgtggacaaaaggtcaaaacccagagaaaaatctcccttcttaaTAATACCTAGctacgtgtggacatggccttagttacaagtgcacatgtatggaaacactgatactgtacacttcattacaatacagttcactaagttctaaaggcctcttctttctttaatgcaagtcttatttttttggtggtgcacttattgagaagtttaagaaagaaagcaatacagaataaaattcataattctctaaattattacagtcttgcttttttattaatttacttctgcTTTTACTTTCTATACTTGagtacattcatgaaaatactacttttgatacttaagtacagtttatttcagatactttacgacttttactcaagtagaattataatggttgactaacttttacttgagtcattttctaacaaaatacctgtacttttactcaagtatggcTTTTGGGTTATTGGTTATTACCCTATTTGACTGGGCTTAATCCAAATGT
This genomic window contains:
- the tarbp2 gene encoding RISC-loading complex subunit tarbp2, which gives rise to MSEEKSPDSCRRNSGCTSVLSIEQMLAVNPGKTPISLLQEYGTRIGKTPVYDLLKAEGQAHQPNFTFRVSVGEISCTGQGPSKKAAKHKAAEAALKMLKGGMLEALKGSVMEGEHFDDIDIPIEGDCSQSEIKLSSSSQQAECNPVGALQELVVQKGWRLPEYTVTQESGPAHRKEFTMTCKVEKFVEIGSGTSKKLAKRNAAAKMLSRIHDVPIDMRSSHEAEAEDDTFNMHIGGRLEGGKCKGFGCTWDSLRNSAGEKILQLRSHPLGLPNSNFCSLLNDLSEEQRFDVSYLDIEERSLSGLYQCLVELSTQPITVCHGFAPSQDAARASAAHNALQYLKIMASGK